Proteins found in one Elusimicrobiota bacterium genomic segment:
- a CDS encoding SemiSWEET transporter has translation MDTLTWLGLTAAACTTSSYVPQVLKSWRSRKVKDLSLGMYSLLTFGIALWLIYGFLKKDTALIAANSISLLLSSSVLYLKIRTPQ, from the coding sequence GTGGACACATTGACTTGGCTCGGATTGACTGCGGCCGCTTGCACGACAAGCTCCTATGTCCCCCAGGTTCTCAAAAGCTGGCGCAGCAGGAAGGTCAAAGACTTGTCTTTGGGGATGTACTCTTTGTTGACCTTCGGCATCGCGCTTTGGCTGATTTATGGCTTCCTAAAAAAAGACACGGCTTTGATCGCGGCTAATTCCATCAGTCTTTTGCTTTCTTCTTCGGTTCTCTATTTAAAAATCAGAACCCCCCAGTGA
- a CDS encoding EamA family transporter, which produces MITRRALFLLVSANVLGGSAYAFAGYALKAFSPLELVFWRTLLASVLFLPFLFLARPLKFTREEWARMAFVGVFGYAAPLLIGNIGQKLSSATNASLLIGTEPVAIVLLSAVFLREPLTLLKIIAIAGGVTGAAFIVCQGIPFVNVSIAPHWRGDLLLLLHGILWALYSIVGKPVLRRVDPMIFTAITTLFGLAAMSLMLLPTMGAPRVGSSSFIAVASLVYLGLGVSFLGTIVWNKGLELVPASLLANFIFLQPLVGVILGVGLHRDRFTLWSAAGGVLILAGVYFAAKNSESSRSLDLNSSGC; this is translated from the coding sequence GTGATCACTCGCCGGGCCTTGTTTCTGCTTGTTTCCGCCAATGTGCTTGGGGGTTCGGCCTATGCTTTTGCGGGTTACGCCCTAAAAGCTTTTTCACCCCTTGAGCTTGTTTTTTGGCGGACTCTGCTCGCGTCTGTTCTGTTTCTGCCGTTTTTGTTCCTTGCCCGGCCTCTGAAGTTTACGCGCGAAGAATGGGCTCGGATGGCGTTTGTGGGCGTTTTCGGGTACGCCGCTCCCTTATTAATCGGCAATATCGGCCAAAAACTCTCCTCTGCGACCAATGCTTCTTTATTAATCGGGACCGAACCCGTGGCCATTGTTTTGCTTTCAGCCGTATTTTTGCGCGAGCCGTTGACCCTGTTGAAAATAATCGCCATCGCCGGCGGCGTGACCGGGGCCGCGTTCATTGTCTGCCAGGGCATTCCCTTCGTCAACGTGTCCATCGCGCCTCATTGGCGCGGAGATTTGCTGCTTTTGCTCCATGGCATTCTTTGGGCGCTTTATTCCATTGTCGGAAAACCGGTATTGCGCCGGGTTGATCCGATGATTTTTACGGCGATCACCACGCTTTTCGGTCTGGCGGCGATGAGCTTGATGCTGTTGCCGACCATGGGAGCGCCTCGCGTCGGTTCTTCCTCCTTTATTGCCGTCGCCAGCCTGGTTTATTTGGGGCTGGGGGTGAGCTTTCTGGGGACCATCGTATGGAACAAGGGTCTTGAGCTTGTCCCCGCTTCTCTGCTCGCCAATTTTATTTTTCTTCAGCCTTTGGTCGGCGTGATCCTGGGCGTCGGGCTTCATCGGGATCGTTTTACACTTTGGAGCGCGGCCGGCGGGGTTTTAATTCTGGCGGGCGTGTATTTTGCGGCCAAAAACAGCGAATCTTCACGCTCCCTTGATTTGAACTCATCCGGCTGTTAA